One region of Bdellovibrio bacteriovorus genomic DNA includes:
- a CDS encoding sensor histidine kinase, giving the protein MFLSRLKPTLFRISTKLTLAYSLVLILSSTVIFSFLYFQISQALQNQERLVLEAKLEEYRNRIEMRGLKELTDYFSYVPGYDQNAALLVSLVNPRGDVLFLHEPIAGSNVDFEDVKSEVINQKSPHFDFVMPEAKGNDSLLIFGRTLKDGNRLFVAKSTEGLGVQLRNLQKIFWWLLLPVALVGFLGGLFLSNKTLSPVRELLTSMKKIEGGSLSTRVPIGGSDDELEELKILCNKMLDKIENLVNGLKEAFDHLAHDIRTPVTRLRGRAELALQAEGDIETYREALQSCFENSDKILNFLQVLTDITEAENRSKKLKLEKKFISQLVEEIMSLYEMAFEEKDIKISVKLDAHDWAMVDARLISRVIANLLDNAHKYTPSGGEVLIETINQTENVILRVTDTGPGIAPEEHAAIFQKLYRSDKSRSEYGMGLGLTFVKAVVEAHDGKVSVRSPVKDGKGTEFEVLLQKMS; this is encoded by the coding sequence ATGTTCTTAAGTCGTCTTAAGCCGACTCTTTTCCGAATCAGCACTAAATTGACCTTAGCGTACTCTTTAGTGCTGATCCTTAGTTCCACCGTCATATTTAGCTTCCTTTACTTTCAAATAAGTCAGGCCCTGCAAAATCAGGAACGACTGGTATTGGAAGCTAAACTCGAAGAATACCGAAATCGTATCGAAATGCGCGGGCTCAAAGAGCTGACGGACTATTTTTCTTATGTTCCTGGTTACGATCAGAATGCCGCTTTGCTTGTGAGTTTAGTAAACCCGCGGGGCGACGTCCTTTTTCTTCATGAACCTATTGCTGGTTCGAATGTGGATTTTGAGGATGTGAAGTCCGAGGTTATTAACCAGAAGTCGCCCCATTTTGATTTCGTCATGCCCGAAGCAAAAGGAAACGACAGTTTGTTGATTTTCGGCAGAACTTTGAAAGATGGAAATCGCCTTTTCGTCGCAAAAAGCACTGAAGGACTGGGCGTTCAATTGCGCAATCTGCAAAAAATTTTCTGGTGGTTGCTTTTACCTGTGGCCTTGGTGGGTTTCTTAGGGGGCTTGTTCCTTTCTAATAAAACGCTCAGCCCTGTCCGGGAGCTTTTGACTTCAATGAAAAAAATTGAAGGTGGCTCTTTATCGACACGTGTACCGATTGGTGGCAGTGACGACGAATTAGAAGAGCTCAAAATTCTTTGTAATAAGATGCTCGATAAGATCGAAAATCTGGTGAACGGATTGAAAGAGGCCTTTGATCACCTAGCTCACGATATTCGTACGCCGGTGACACGCTTGCGGGGTCGTGCCGAACTGGCATTGCAAGCTGAAGGTGATATCGAAACTTATCGTGAAGCTTTACAAAGCTGCTTTGAAAACTCAGATAAGATTCTTAACTTCCTGCAAGTTCTTACAGATATTACTGAAGCAGAAAACCGCAGTAAAAAACTGAAGCTTGAAAAGAAGTTTATCAGTCAGTTGGTTGAGGAAATCATGAGTTTGTACGAGATGGCTTTTGAAGAAAAAGACATCAAGATCAGCGTAAAGCTGGATGCTCACGATTGGGCCATGGTTGATGCCCGTCTGATTAGTCGAGTGATTGCCAACCTTTTGGATAATGCCCATAAATACACGCCTTCTGGCGGTGAGGTGTTGATTGAAACTATCAATCAAACTGAAAACGTCATATTGCGTGTGACAGACACGGGACCTGGTATTGCGCCTGAAGAGCATGCCGCGATTTTCCAAAAACTGTATCGCAGTGATAAGAGCCGTTCTGAATATGGTATGGGGTTGGGTCTGACATTTGTTAAAGCCGTTGTCGAAGCTCATGACGGAAAGGTCTCTGTCCGAAGTCCTGTGAAGGATGGAAAGGGCACAGAATTCGAAGTTCTTTTGCAAAAGATGTCTTAA